Proteins encoded within one genomic window of Candidatus Parvarchaeota archaeon:
- a CDS encoding CoA-binding protein: MGAEIGEESRIKEMLASAKTIAIVGLSDNPQRDSYKVGK, encoded by the coding sequence ATGGGAGCAGAAATCGGTGAAGAAAGCAGGATAAAGGAAATGCTTGCAAGCGCAAAAACAATCGCAATAGTCGGCCTTTCAGACAATCCGCAGCGCGACAGCTACAAAGTCGGCAAGT